DNA from Candidatus Hydrogenedentota bacterium:
TCGTTCGCGAATTCCGCGGGCACAAGTCTATTGTCTACGCGGTGGTATTCTCCGCCGACGGGCGCAGGCTCATTACGGCGGGCAAGGACCTGGCATTGTGGTTCTGGGATGTGGAATCGGGGCGGCCGGTGCTTTTCCTGGAGCGCCACAAGGAGACGGTGAACGCGCTGGTCATTCGGAGCGACAACGGCATGCTCGTCTCGGCCAGTGACGATGCCACCGTCGTGCTGTGGCCGATCCTCCCTTGGCGTGTCACGCCATGAGCTTCAAAGATGCCATGGGCTTCAAAGATGCCGGAAGGGCGTTGCGTCTGCTATAATCCCGCCGGTCGAATGCGTTGCAGGTGGTCGGGGCAGGAAACAGCACGCAGTGAAGCTGGAACTAGTCGCAGTTTCGGGTAAGTGGAAGGGGTATGCGTGGCCGGTCGGTGATGCGCCGCTGACGATGGGGCGCGGCGAGGATGTCACGGTCCAGGTCGCGCATCGTACCGTTTCGCGGCATCATTGCGAAATCCGGCGCGATGGGGACCAGGTGCGGTTCCGCGACCTGGGCAGCCGCAACCCGGCCCTCGTCAATGGCGTTCCGTTTCGCGAGGGCGTCTTGAGTATCGGAGACGAACTGGCGGTTGGGCCCGCCATCTTCGTATTGACGAACTCGGCCTATGCGGGCCGGCGGGAGTCCCCGCAGCCCGGGGATGCCGAAACACGGTCGTGGGCGGACGACGCCGTCTTGGCCGATACGCCGTCGGGGGACTACAGTCAGGAAGGGGGGAGACCGCGAACCGTTGACGACCTGGCCTTGCTCTACAACGTGTCCCGGGAATTCGGACGTTGCCTGACTACGGGGGAACTGCATACGTCGCTCGGGCGTCATCTGGAGGCCAGATTCCACCCTTCCGTCTGGTGGCTGGCGCGCGTGGGCGGTGACGGGGAACTGCTCCTGGACGAAACGGCCGCGCCGCGGTCCGGCGAACGCGCGGCGCCCCCGCCGGCGCTGCTGCAGCGGTGCCTGCGGGAACGGCGCAGCCTCGTTGGCCCCCCGGGTGGCAAGCCGGCCGATTCGGAGGAGTTCCTGCTTGCGGCGCCCGTGTATTTCGCCGGCGTGGACCTCGGCGTGCTGGCCTTGCGGCGGGGGGCGTCCGCGAATGGCGGCCAGGAGGGGGAACTGGTCATCCTGACGCTGCTCGCGCGTTCCCTAGCGCCGTTTCTCTACGCCCTGGAAAACCTGGAACAGCTGCGGCGGGACCACGAACTGTTCCGTTCGCGGGCGGGCGAATCCGAAACGCTGATCGGCGTCAGCCGCGCGATGGCCCAGGTCCGCAAGCGGATAGCCGAAGTGGCCAAGTCGGACCTGCCGGTCCTGATTTCCGGGGAAACCGGGACGGGCAAGGAAGTGGCCGCGCGCATGCTCCTGGCACGTTCGGCCCGGCATGCCCGCCCCTTCATCGTTGTGAATTGCGCCGCCATCCCGCGCGAGCTGTTCGAAAGCGAATTGTTCGGCCACGAAAAGGGGGCGTACACGGGCGCGACGGAAGCCCGGTCCGGGCTGTTGGAGCAAGCCGACGGCGGCACCCTGTTCCTCGACGAAGTGGGCGACCTCACGCTCGATAACCAGGCGCGTATCCTGCGCGTTGCCGAGACGGGCGCCTTCCGGCGCATCGGCTCCGGGCGGGAGTCGCGCGTGGACGTGCGGGTCATCTCCGCCACCAACAAGGACCTCAAGGACGCCATCAGGAGCGGCGCGTTCCGCGAAGACCTGTATCATCGCCTGAACGGTTTCGAAATCCACATACCCCCGTTGCGCGAGCGGCCCAGCGACATTCCCGTGCTCACCCGGCATTTCTTCGAGATGGGCAGGACCCAGGCGCGCATACCGCTGACGGATATCGGCCCCGGCGTGTTCGAATATTTCGGCCGCTACGCCTGGCCGGGAAACGTGCGGGAACTCCGAAGCTGCATGCAGCGCGCCATCGCCCTTGCGCGCAATCCCGTTATCCAGCTTGAGGACGTCCTGGCCCGCAGTCAGTATGCCGTGCAATGGCCAGGCGAAACCGGCCCCTCGGCATTGCGCGAAGTGGAACGGCGCCACATCGAAGCGGTGCTCGCTGCGTGCGAGGGAGACATCCAGCAGACCGCGAAGGTGCTGGAAATCGGCCGGAGCACCCTCTACCGCAAAATGGAAACCTACGGGCTGAAACCGTAGTGCCCGCCTTTCAGAGATACGGTCACGCGTGCGGCGCGCAATATCTTGTCCGCCATTGCCCCTTCGAAGGCGGATGTCCGCGCCTCGTTCTCCGCGCAGGTTGCTCCGCGACAAGAAGACCGCCGCGCAGCAGGCTGCCCGAAAGAAAGCGGCAGCAAGCTACCGCGCTTCCCATGAAACGGGGCGATACGGCAGCGAATCTGTAAGACAGCCCACTTGGCCGCGCGCCCCGCGCCGCCGCCGCTTCTCGGGGTCCGGACGCGCCTGCCGCGCTTCCATTCCCATTTTGGCACAAAAATCGTGTGCCAAAATGGGAATACGATGCTCTTCCCGAACAGGCTTCGGACGCGAACATGCCGGTCTTCTCATTCAT
Protein-coding regions in this window:
- a CDS encoding sigma 54-interacting transcriptional regulator, which produces MKLELVAVSGKWKGYAWPVGDAPLTMGRGEDVTVQVAHRTVSRHHCEIRRDGDQVRFRDLGSRNPALVNGVPFREGVLSIGDELAVGPAIFVLTNSAYAGRRESPQPGDAETRSWADDAVLADTPSGDYSQEGGRPRTVDDLALLYNVSREFGRCLTTGELHTSLGRHLEARFHPSVWWLARVGGDGELLLDETAAPRSGERAAPPPALLQRCLRERRSLVGPPGGKPADSEEFLLAAPVYFAGVDLGVLALRRGASANGGQEGELVILTLLARSLAPFLYALENLEQLRRDHELFRSRAGESETLIGVSRAMAQVRKRIAEVAKSDLPVLISGETGTGKEVAARMLLARSARHARPFIVVNCAAIPRELFESELFGHEKGAYTGATEARSGLLEQADGGTLFLDEVGDLTLDNQARILRVAETGAFRRIGSGRESRVDVRVISATNKDLKDAIRSGAFREDLYHRLNGFEIHIPPLRERPSDIPVLTRHFFEMGRTQARIPLTDIGPGVFEYFGRYAWPGNVRELRSCMQRAIALARNPVIQLEDVLARSQYAVQWPGETGPSALREVERRHIEAVLAACEGDIQQTAKVLEIGRSTLYRKMETYGLKP